A genomic region of Leptotrichia hofstadii contains the following coding sequences:
- a CDS encoding ABC transporter permease: protein MIKYKIKDFLPSIIAVLIALIIGGIIMMTKGVNPFTAYIDMMRAAFYQASPRSPFFSGLAKTLFIATPLIFSALATMVAFKAGLFNIGMQGQMVAGGLAATFWGITFKNYVFGNVFVVILVAIIAGFLWAGVAGLLRAKFGVNEVISTIMLNYIMIEVQNFLLNGILKDTTTQNTQSPRVFEGARLPLLFAKVTKQNLNFGFVIAILLTIGIFFFFKYFKKGYEIKAVGQSDTVAENAGINPKYIMFLAMGIAGACAGLGGAERVLGGASQYTYTELIMGDYGFTGLAVALLGKNNPFGILVAAIFYAALEVGGQMLQQRYQIDKDIVFIVQALIIIFVASENLFKFMLNKKKMA, encoded by the coding sequence ATGATTAAATATAAGATAAAGGATTTTCTACCGTCTATAATTGCAGTATTAATCGCATTAATTATTGGTGGAATAATAATGATGACGAAAGGTGTAAATCCGTTTACAGCCTACATTGATATGATGAGAGCAGCTTTTTATCAGGCTTCTCCAAGATCACCATTCTTTAGTGGACTTGCAAAAACATTATTTATTGCAACGCCATTAATATTTTCGGCACTTGCGACAATGGTAGCCTTTAAAGCGGGATTATTTAATATTGGAATGCAAGGGCAAATGGTTGCTGGGGGACTCGCTGCAACTTTCTGGGGAATTACATTTAAAAATTATGTTTTTGGAAATGTATTTGTTGTAATACTTGTAGCTATAATCGCAGGATTTTTATGGGCTGGAGTAGCTGGACTGTTACGTGCAAAGTTTGGAGTGAATGAAGTAATCAGTACAATTATGTTAAACTATATCATGATTGAAGTGCAAAATTTCCTGTTAAACGGAATTTTAAAAGATACAACTACACAAAATACACAATCGCCACGTGTTTTTGAAGGAGCCAGATTGCCGTTACTTTTTGCAAAAGTTACAAAACAGAACTTGAATTTTGGTTTTGTAATTGCAATTCTTCTGACAATAGGAATATTTTTCTTTTTCAAATATTTCAAAAAAGGATATGAAATAAAAGCAGTTGGACAAAGTGATACAGTTGCTGAAAATGCAGGAATTAATCCGAAATACATTATGTTTTTGGCAATGGGAATCGCTGGAGCGTGTGCTGGACTTGGAGGAGCTGAACGTGTTTTAGGTGGAGCTTCTCAGTACACATATACTGAACTAATAATGGGAGATTATGGATTTACAGGACTTGCAGTAGCACTTCTTGGAAAAAATAACCCATTTGGAATATTAGTTGCGGCTATATTTTATGCGGCACTTGAAGTTGGGGGACAAATGTTGCAGCAAAGATACCAGATTGACAAGGATATTGTATTTATTGTACAAGCGTTAATCATTATTTTTGTAGCATCAGAAAATTTATTCAAATTTATGCTTAACAAAAAGAAAATGGCATAA
- a CDS encoding class I SAM-dependent methyltransferase, producing the protein MTKSYQEINAETIDRWIEEGWEWGQPISHETYLNAKNGNWDVLLTPVNPVPHEWFGNLKDKKILGLASGGGQQMPIFVALGANCTILDYSDKQLEAEKMVAEREKYEIEIIKADMTKKLPFADNSFDIIFHPVSNSYIEKVEPVFKECYRILKKGGILLCGLDIGTNYTVDEKEEKIINSLPFNPLVNEEQRKQLEEQDCGIQFSHTISEQIGGQLKAGFRLTDIYDDTNGFGRLHELNIASFVATRAIKE; encoded by the coding sequence ATGACAAAATCTTATCAGGAAATAAATGCAGAAACAATTGACCGATGGATTGAAGAAGGCTGGGAATGGGGACAGCCAATTAGCCATGAAACGTATTTAAATGCCAAAAATGGTAATTGGGATGTCCTCTTAACACCAGTAAACCCTGTGCCTCATGAATGGTTTGGAAACTTAAAAGATAAAAAAATATTAGGACTGGCTTCTGGTGGTGGACAGCAAATGCCTATATTTGTTGCTTTGGGTGCAAACTGCACTATTTTGGATTATTCAGATAAACAGCTGGAAGCTGAAAAAATGGTTGCAGAACGTGAAAAATATGAAATAGAAATTATCAAAGCCGATATGACAAAAAAATTACCATTTGCAGACAATAGTTTTGACATAATTTTTCATCCGGTAAGCAACTCCTATATCGAAAAAGTTGAACCGGTATTTAAAGAATGCTATAGAATTTTGAAAAAAGGTGGAATTTTATTGTGCGGCTTGGATATTGGAACAAATTATACTGTAGATGAAAAGGAAGAAAAAATCATCAATAGTCTTCCATTCAACCCATTAGTGAATGAAGAGCAAAGAAAACAGCTGGAAGAACAGGACTGTGGAATTCAATTTTCCCACACAATATCAGAACAGATAGGCGGACAATTAAAGGCTGGATTTAGACTAACAGATATTTATGATGATACAAATGGATTTGGAAGGCTGCATGAACTTAATATTGCAAGTTTTGTGGCAACAAGAGCAATAAAAGAATAA
- a CDS encoding ABC transporter ATP-binding protein encodes MSEYILEMKNIRKEFLGGKIVANDDITLKVKKGEIHAIVGENGAGKSTLMKILNGLYSPTSGEIFYKGEKIDIESPTTAANLGIGMVYQHFMLVDTLTVAENMVLGFEPTKGGVFFDLNTARKQVREVSEKYGLNIDPDAKISDLSVGIHQRIEILKVLFKGAELLVFDEPSAVLTPQEVKELYEIMRNLIKEGKTIIFISHKLQEVLDLSDNITVIRRGSDVGGLKTTEATKEKIANLMVGRVVLFEVKRPDVKLGNVVVKVDNLTVKSGGIEKVKGVSFEIHEGEVLGIAGVEGNGQTELIEALAGLVKVDGGTYYINNDELENKTPKLIKEKGLSHIPENRHKRATIDDFTIEENMALGLQDLYSKGLLLNYSEIERKTNEYIEKYDIRPTDGKIKFGGLSGGNQQKVVVARELERENKFIIAAQPTRGVDIGAIEMIHNTILNEKTKKKAIMVVSAELSEVMALSDRIAVMYSGKIVGILDRKDATTEKLGILMAGGKIDD; translated from the coding sequence ATGAGCGAATATATTTTGGAAATGAAAAATATACGGAAAGAGTTTTTGGGCGGAAAAATTGTCGCAAATGATGATATTACGCTAAAAGTAAAAAAAGGGGAGATTCATGCAATTGTTGGGGAAAATGGAGCAGGTAAGTCTACGCTTATGAAGATTTTGAATGGATTGTATTCTCCGACTTCTGGTGAGATTTTTTATAAAGGGGAAAAAATTGATATTGAAAGTCCTACGACTGCGGCAAACTTGGGAATTGGAATGGTTTATCAGCATTTTATGCTAGTTGACACATTGACAGTTGCTGAAAATATGGTTCTAGGATTTGAACCTACAAAAGGTGGAGTATTTTTTGACCTAAATACTGCGAGAAAGCAGGTTAGGGAAGTTTCTGAAAAATATGGGCTGAACATTGATCCAGATGCAAAAATATCGGATCTGTCAGTTGGGATTCATCAAAGAATTGAGATTTTAAAAGTATTATTTAAAGGAGCAGAATTACTTGTATTCGATGAGCCAAGTGCGGTGCTTACACCACAGGAAGTAAAAGAGCTTTATGAGATTATGAGAAACCTTATAAAAGAAGGAAAAACAATTATCTTTATTTCACATAAATTGCAGGAAGTACTTGATTTATCAGATAATATAACAGTTATTCGACGTGGAAGCGATGTTGGAGGATTGAAAACTACAGAAGCAACAAAGGAAAAAATCGCAAACCTTATGGTTGGACGTGTGGTATTGTTTGAAGTGAAACGTCCAGATGTAAAACTTGGAAATGTGGTTGTAAAAGTTGATAATCTGACTGTAAAAAGTGGAGGCATTGAAAAAGTTAAAGGTGTTTCGTTTGAAATACATGAAGGTGAAGTACTGGGAATTGCTGGAGTAGAAGGAAATGGACAAACTGAACTTATTGAGGCTTTGGCAGGGCTTGTAAAAGTTGATGGTGGAACGTATTATATAAATAATGATGAGCTGGAAAACAAGACACCTAAACTTATCAAGGAAAAAGGGCTTTCCCATATACCTGAAAATAGACATAAACGAGCAACTATTGATGATTTTACAATAGAGGAAAATATGGCTTTGGGACTTCAGGATTTGTATTCTAAAGGGCTACTGCTTAATTATAGTGAAATTGAAAGAAAAACTAATGAATATATAGAAAAATACGATATTAGACCTACAGATGGAAAAATCAAGTTTGGTGGATTATCTGGTGGAAATCAGCAGAAAGTTGTTGTAGCAAGAGAGCTGGAACGTGAAAACAAATTTATTATTGCGGCGCAGCCTACAAGGGGAGTCGATATAGGAGCAATAGAAATGATTCACAATACAATTTTAAATGAAAAAACTAAGAAAAAAGCAATAATGGTTGTTTCTGCAGAACTGTCAGAAGTAATGGCTTTGAGTGACAGAATAGCCGTAATGTATTCAGGAAAAATTGTAGGAATTCTGGATAGAAAAGATGCAACAACAGAAAAATTAGGAATATTAATGGCAGGAGGGAAAATAGATGATTAA
- a CDS encoding ABC transporter permease has protein sequence MNILQQIFNLLQQTIIIAPPILITAVGACISERSGIVNIGLEGIMLSSAFATAVANITTGNPYLGIIFGIIVGILISLIHAVISINLRGNQIISGVAINLFAAAITSYLIKTIFKTAGSTPLAKSLANRPLMIILIYAVAIAMYFFLYKTVLGLRIRSVGEHPLAADTVGISVYKTRYIAVLISGALAGLGGAYLTAVLLPSFSNNMSAGRGYIALAAMIFGKWNPIGAILASLLFAFGQAFADVSKTIGLPISQQFLTMIPYVLTLLALVGFVGKSKAPKASGLPYEK, from the coding sequence ATGAATATATTACAACAAATATTTAATTTATTACAGCAGACAATAATAATAGCACCTCCAATTCTTATAACAGCCGTAGGAGCGTGTATTTCTGAAAGAAGTGGAATTGTTAATATTGGACTTGAAGGAATTATGCTAAGTTCAGCATTTGCAACAGCAGTTGCTAATATAACTACAGGGAATCCATATTTAGGAATAATTTTTGGAATAATAGTGGGAATTCTAATTTCGCTAATTCATGCAGTAATTAGTATCAACCTTAGAGGAAATCAAATTATAAGTGGAGTTGCAATAAATCTGTTTGCGGCTGCAATAACTTCATATTTAATAAAAACTATCTTTAAAACTGCTGGAAGTACTCCATTAGCAAAATCATTGGCAAATCGTCCATTAATGATAATACTGATTTATGCGGTTGCCATAGCAATGTATTTCTTTTTGTATAAAACTGTTTTAGGTTTGAGAATCCGTTCAGTTGGAGAACATCCATTAGCGGCTGATACAGTTGGAATAAGTGTTTACAAGACAAGATATATCGCTGTGCTTATATCAGGTGCATTAGCAGGGCTTGGTGGGGCTTATCTTACAGCTGTACTGCTTCCGTCTTTTTCAAACAACATGTCAGCAGGGCGTGGATATATCGCCTTGGCAGCAATGATTTTTGGAAAATGGAATCCAATAGGAGCAATTTTAGCAAGCCTATTATTTGCTTTCGGACAAGCATTTGCAGATGTTTCAAAAACAATCGGACTGCCAATATCTCAGCAATTTTTGACAATGATACCATACGTTCTGACTTTATTGGCATTAGTTGGATTTGTAGGGAAATCGAAAGCGCCGAAAGCCTCAGGATTACCATATGAAAAATAA